In the genome of Paenibacillus pabuli, one region contains:
- a CDS encoding beta-galactosidase, protein MNQNRPVQMGVDYYPEHWDPNLWEQDARLMADSGVRIVRVGEFAWSRMEPTDGQFDWTWLDQALDTLHRNGLQVVIGTPTMTPPRWLTEKCPDILPVLPNGQLYHEGVRGHRCYNSLSMRTYSARIVEKLTERYAGHPAVIGWQTDNEFSFTDCQCAACSEAFREWVRARYNTLEQLNQAWGTVVWSGEYSDWEQVTPPYGGSPFQNPSFLLDYSRFQSDSIVAFQTIQIDIIRDNCPDHFVTHNFHSYPQKADQYQIGQELDFASFDYYPNPSPNKTDTAPYSGALSLDLTRGIKRRNFWIMEQLSGPPGCWFPMWRTPQPGFLRAYSWQTIARGADAVVHFRWRSATIGAEQFWHGLIDHSNVPGRRFKEFQQLCTEVNRLGERLQDSTLQNEVAILHSHDQLNALRIQPQADGLDYYENIKVWHRALTKWGLGTDVIHSSQSLNGYKIIIAPHLYLLDESTAERLQAFAAEGGILILTHRSGVKNDNNVCVMAPLPGLLSACSGVRVTEYDPVGSDPILIRDEQGNTYAASQWADVLELDTAQPIAVYVDQFYAESAAVTQNNWSKGEVYYVGTQPEEAYLSQLLRTIAEQCNLSGIQSLPDGVQVTTRSGPNGTFRFILNLSPASVSIPLQASYTSALDGTEKGPQLELEPYDIEILEIQ, encoded by the coding sequence ATGAACCAAAACCGACCTGTACAAATGGGCGTTGATTATTATCCCGAACACTGGGACCCTAATTTGTGGGAGCAGGATGCCCGTTTAATGGCTGATAGTGGTGTACGCATTGTTCGTGTTGGAGAATTTGCCTGGAGTCGAATGGAGCCCACCGATGGACAATTCGACTGGACATGGCTTGATCAGGCGCTGGATACCCTTCATCGTAATGGGCTCCAGGTGGTGATCGGCACACCAACGATGACCCCGCCGCGCTGGCTCACTGAAAAGTGTCCCGATATTCTGCCTGTGCTGCCGAATGGACAGCTGTACCATGAAGGCGTCCGCGGTCATCGCTGTTATAATAGTCTCAGCATGCGAACATACAGTGCACGAATCGTAGAAAAGCTAACGGAGCGTTATGCAGGACATCCGGCCGTCATTGGCTGGCAGACCGATAATGAATTCAGTTTCACGGATTGTCAGTGTGCTGCATGTTCAGAGGCTTTTCGCGAGTGGGTACGTGCCAGATACAACACACTGGAGCAGCTTAACCAAGCTTGGGGGACCGTGGTCTGGAGTGGAGAATATAGTGATTGGGAACAGGTCACACCGCCATATGGCGGCTCCCCGTTTCAGAATCCTTCGTTCCTCTTGGACTATTCCCGTTTTCAGTCGGATTCCATCGTCGCTTTTCAAACAATCCAAATCGACATCATTCGGGATAACTGTCCTGATCATTTTGTCACCCATAACTTTCACAGCTATCCGCAAAAAGCAGATCAATATCAAATCGGTCAGGAGCTGGACTTCGCTTCCTTCGATTACTATCCAAATCCTTCACCTAACAAAACGGACACCGCACCTTACAGTGGCGCTTTGTCGTTAGATCTGACACGTGGCATCAAACGCCGCAACTTCTGGATCATGGAGCAGCTGAGTGGACCTCCGGGATGCTGGTTTCCGATGTGGCGTACACCCCAGCCCGGCTTCTTGCGCGCATACTCGTGGCAGACTATTGCCCGTGGAGCGGATGCTGTCGTGCATTTCCGCTGGCGTAGTGCCACAATTGGAGCAGAACAGTTCTGGCATGGGCTGATCGATCACAGCAATGTTCCAGGCCGACGCTTCAAGGAGTTTCAGCAACTATGTACCGAAGTGAACCGTCTGGGTGAACGCCTGCAAGACTCTACGTTGCAGAACGAAGTTGCCATCCTGCATTCACATGATCAACTAAACGCCCTACGAATTCAGCCACAGGCGGACGGTCTGGATTACTACGAAAATATAAAAGTATGGCATCGTGCCTTGACCAAATGGGGACTGGGTACGGATGTTATCCATTCCTCGCAATCGCTAAATGGCTACAAAATCATTATCGCTCCGCATTTGTATTTGCTTGATGAGAGCACAGCAGAACGTTTGCAGGCTTTTGCAGCGGAGGGTGGCATATTGATCTTAACGCATCGCTCTGGTGTCAAAAACGATAATAACGTCTGTGTCATGGCTCCACTTCCAGGTTTGTTATCTGCTTGTTCGGGCGTGCGGGTAACCGAATATGATCCCGTCGGTAGTGACCCGATTCTGATTCGGGATGAGCAGGGCAATACGTATGCTGCCTCACAATGGGCTGATGTGCTCGAACTAGACACGGCACAGCCGATCGCGGTTTATGTGGATCAATTTTATGCCGAAAGTGCGGCTGTCACTCAAAATAACTGGAGTAAAGGTGAAGTTTATTATGTAGGGACCCAGCCGGAGGAAGCTTATCTGAGCCAGTTATTGCGAACCATCGCTGAACAATGTAACTTGTCCGGGATTCAATCCCTGCCAGACGGTGTCCAGGTGACAACCCGCTCAGGACCGAATGGAACGTTTCGTTTTATTCTGAATTTAAGTCCTGCATCTGTGTCCATTCCGCTGCAAGCTTCATACACCAGTGCATTGGATGGAACTGAGAAAGGACCTCAATTAGAACTGGAACCGTATGATATCGAGATCTTGGAGATCCAATAA
- a CDS encoding AraC family transcriptional regulator, giving the protein MRNHWFMPEPGHAGYACYPVAYGRYVDPEHREHRPDGIREYNLHLVFKGQGEVRTEKGNVRLTAGQGFLYAPGQVQQYHADASDPWDIRWIHLQAHDLERLLGLRNPDKVWLFSFSGEDRLEELHEQLCQLGAGYESIHEPKFSAVLYELLAELARNSESIEGTSLLNHQDTIRATADYIRRHCTQPLSLAEMADTAGYSVYYFNRMFKSIMGVPPGRYLLDCRILVSKSMLADSELSVKQIASQCGFTHSSYFIRMFRTYTEMTPQQFRCLYSSGSGGT; this is encoded by the coding sequence ATGCGGAACCATTGGTTTATGCCGGAACCCGGCCATGCAGGGTACGCATGTTATCCGGTGGCCTACGGAAGATACGTCGATCCGGAGCACAGGGAACATCGTCCGGACGGAATACGGGAGTACAATCTGCATTTGGTTTTTAAAGGGCAGGGTGAAGTGAGAACAGAGAAGGGGAACGTTCGCTTAACGGCTGGACAAGGCTTTCTATATGCGCCGGGGCAGGTACAACAGTACCATGCTGATGCATCCGATCCTTGGGATATCAGGTGGATTCATTTGCAAGCCCATGATTTGGAGCGGTTGTTGGGATTGCGGAATCCGGATAAAGTGTGGCTCTTTTCATTTTCCGGAGAGGATCGATTGGAGGAGCTGCATGAACAATTGTGTCAGCTCGGTGCAGGTTATGAGAGTATACATGAACCGAAGTTTTCGGCTGTTCTGTATGAACTGCTTGCCGAACTGGCACGGAATTCGGAGTCAATTGAAGGCACTTCCTTACTGAATCATCAGGATACCATTCGCGCTACGGCCGATTATATTCGTCGTCACTGCACGCAGCCGCTAAGTCTTGCTGAGATGGCAGATACAGCGGGATACAGCGTGTATTATTTTAATCGCATGTTTAAGAGCATCATGGGCGTCCCGCCCGGCAGGTATTTGCTTGATTGCCGCATTCTGGTGTCGAAGAGTATGCTTGCTGACTCGGAACTGTCCGTGAAACAAATTGCTTCTCAGTGTGGATTCACACACAGCAGTTATTTTATTCGCATGTTTCGCACCTATACCGAGATGACCCCACAGCAATTCAGATGTTTGTACAGTTCGGGTAGTGGTGGGACATAG
- a CDS encoding SOS response-associated peptidase — protein sequence MCNRFSLAADLDEVRDHFKIERVMYYYKNRYNISPTQHTPIILHQDGERVLDEFRWGFIPFWGRDAVNANLMTVHENPAYYKLVETKRCVIPCNGLYYWRQEGKKSYAVRVVMPDRGLFGIAGLYEVWKDTRKQPLRTCTMLMAGANMVTREFGSKMPAILSEEEINTWLDPANTRVTQLLPLLKSYNRTEMNLYPVTPMVANDEHDCYECVEEMDQKLAYVRSF from the coding sequence ATGTGTAACCGTTTTTCATTGGCAGCCGATTTGGATGAGGTCAGGGATCATTTTAAGATTGAACGGGTGATGTATTATTACAAAAACCGTTACAATATCAGTCCAACCCAGCACACACCGATTATTTTGCATCAGGACGGAGAGCGGGTATTGGACGAGTTCCGATGGGGATTCATTCCGTTCTGGGGACGCGATGCAGTCAACGCCAACCTCATGACGGTGCATGAGAATCCAGCCTACTACAAGCTGGTAGAGACGAAGCGTTGTGTGATCCCATGCAATGGATTGTATTACTGGCGTCAGGAAGGCAAGAAAAGCTATGCGGTGCGTGTCGTTATGCCGGATCGTGGATTGTTTGGCATTGCGGGATTATACGAAGTTTGGAAAGATACACGCAAACAGCCACTGCGCACCTGCACGATGCTGATGGCAGGAGCGAATATGGTTACACGGGAGTTTGGCAGCAAAATGCCGGCGATTCTGTCTGAAGAAGAGATCAACACCTGGCTGGATCCGGCGAACACACGCGTGACCCAGCTGCTGCCGTTGTTGAAATCATACAACCGTACAGAGATGAATCTGTATCCGGTCACCCCGATGGTAGCCAATGATGAGCATGACTGCTATGAATGTGTGGAAGAGATGGACCAAAAGCTGGCATACGTACGCAGTTTCTAG
- a CDS encoding NADH-dependent flavin oxidoreductase: protein MNPKYSPMFEQVSLPSGITLKNRIVLAPMTHMSSNPDGTVSDAELAYYARRTGGAGMSVTAVTHVTPNGIGFPAQFGSYDDSFIPGLKRLADTIKQQGSKAVLQIFHAGRLTPEQAVPAGQVAAPSAVASERPGSPVPRELSDDEITSIIKDFGEATRRAIEAGFDGVEIHGANGYLIQQFFSPHSNRREDRWGGSIEKRLTFPLAVVDEVQKAVAAHTKLPFIVGYRFSPEEPETPGLTMEETYALVDALKDKNLDYLHVSLNEFWSKPRRGEADTRSRIEFILDRVGGKVPVIGVGAIHTADEAVEALQTGVPLLAIGRELIIEPDWVEKIESGREADIETVLTKSDQERLVIPDGLWNAIIHTPGWFPMADDK from the coding sequence ATGAATCCAAAGTATAGCCCCATGTTTGAACAAGTTTCACTGCCAAGCGGCATTACGCTGAAAAACCGGATCGTGCTCGCTCCTATGACTCATATGTCATCGAATCCCGATGGTACTGTTTCAGACGCTGAACTTGCTTATTATGCACGTCGTACCGGCGGCGCTGGTATGTCTGTTACAGCGGTAACTCATGTCACTCCGAATGGAATTGGTTTTCCGGCGCAATTTGGTAGTTATGACGACAGCTTTATTCCTGGTCTGAAACGTCTGGCCGATACCATTAAGCAGCAAGGTTCCAAAGCCGTACTGCAAATTTTCCATGCAGGTCGTCTCACACCAGAACAAGCGGTACCCGCAGGCCAAGTCGCAGCTCCAAGTGCTGTTGCCAGTGAGCGTCCGGGATCTCCTGTACCAAGGGAGTTGTCTGATGACGAGATTACGTCCATTATTAAAGACTTTGGGGAAGCAACCCGCCGCGCCATTGAAGCTGGCTTCGACGGTGTTGAGATTCATGGTGCGAACGGTTATCTGATTCAGCAGTTCTTCTCTCCGCATTCCAACCGACGTGAAGATCGTTGGGGTGGAAGTATCGAGAAACGCCTCACATTCCCACTGGCTGTGGTGGATGAAGTCCAGAAGGCTGTAGCTGCACATACGAAACTGCCGTTTATCGTTGGATACCGTTTCTCACCAGAAGAGCCGGAAACACCGGGATTGACCATGGAAGAGACGTATGCACTGGTGGATGCGCTGAAAGATAAAAATCTGGATTACCTGCATGTATCCCTCAACGAGTTCTGGTCCAAACCAAGACGAGGTGAAGCAGATACGCGCTCCAGAATTGAATTTATCCTTGACCGTGTTGGTGGTAAAGTGCCTGTCATTGGCGTAGGTGCTATCCATACCGCAGACGAGGCAGTCGAAGCTCTTCAAACGGGTGTGCCACTGCTTGCGATTGGCCGTGAGCTGATTATCGAACCTGACTGGGTTGAGAAAATTGAAAGCGGACGTGAGGCAGATATCGAGACGGTTCTCACCAAATCGGATCAGGAACGTCTGGTTATCCCTGACGGTCTGTGGAATGCAATTATTCACACTCCGGGCTGGTTCCCTATGGCTGACGATAAATAA
- a CDS encoding DeoR/GlpR family DNA-binding transcription regulator, translating to MLVAERYEKIVEWVDAQGSMRVTELSERCGVTEETIRRDLDKLEQAGRLRRSHGGAVSVKYKEEGQSEIPYPERAVTHAEEKRRIADEAVKMVEPGDRIALDASTTAWFMAAGLPNIPLTVLTNSIKVAAELSNKEQIRVIATGGQLASKSLSFVGPLAERSLDAYHVDKVFLSCKGVHLTKGISESNELQALVKQKMISIADEVILLADSSKFGVQAFTRVAELSSVAKVITDLGLEEEQVSALSEQSITCVRV from the coding sequence ATGCTCGTGGCTGAACGTTATGAGAAAATTGTGGAATGGGTGGATGCGCAGGGGAGCATGCGCGTAACAGAGCTTAGTGAGCGCTGCGGAGTGACGGAAGAGACGATTCGTCGTGATCTGGACAAGCTGGAGCAGGCGGGAAGGCTCAGACGTTCCCATGGCGGGGCTGTCAGCGTAAAATATAAAGAAGAGGGGCAGTCGGAAATCCCTTATCCAGAGCGGGCTGTAACTCATGCGGAAGAGAAACGCAGAATAGCGGACGAAGCGGTGAAAATGGTTGAGCCTGGTGACCGGATCGCGCTGGATGCCAGTACAACGGCGTGGTTTATGGCGGCAGGACTGCCAAACATACCACTCACCGTGTTGACCAACTCCATTAAGGTCGCAGCGGAGCTGAGTAACAAGGAACAGATCCGTGTAATCGCGACAGGTGGGCAGCTTGCTTCGAAATCCTTGTCTTTTGTAGGGCCGTTAGCTGAACGGTCGCTTGATGCTTATCATGTGGATAAAGTTTTCTTATCCTGCAAAGGTGTACATCTGACCAAGGGCATCAGTGAGTCGAATGAATTGCAGGCGCTGGTGAAGCAGAAGATGATCAGCATCGCCGATGAAGTTATTTTGCTGGCGGATTCGAGCAAGTTTGGCGTGCAGGCTTTTACAAGAGTGGCGGAACTCAGCAGTGTGGCAAAAGTAATAACTGATCTGGGCTTAGAGGAAGAGCAGGTTAGCGCACTGAGTGAACAATCCATAACATGTGTGCGTGTCTAA
- a CDS encoding OsmC family protein — protein sequence MKHPFHLKATWNGGRNSEGHIDAGGLKTVISIPQEMGGPGTGTNPDEMLLGAASTCYLITLAAMLERSDITPDELALESEATVDVTNNVFTYERIIHRPRIVLKADASEADVTKAERLAHKAEESCMISRAVAGNVAIETQPVIIKAGVNVV from the coding sequence ATGAAACATCCTTTTCATCTGAAAGCTACTTGGAATGGTGGACGTAACAGTGAAGGGCATATTGATGCAGGCGGGTTAAAAACAGTTATTTCAATACCACAGGAGATGGGCGGTCCGGGTACCGGTACCAATCCGGATGAAATGCTGCTCGGTGCAGCGTCCACCTGTTATTTGATTACACTGGCAGCAATGCTGGAGCGATCGGATATTACACCGGATGAGCTGGCACTCGAATCCGAAGCGACGGTGGATGTTACCAATAACGTATTTACGTACGAACGGATCATACACAGACCTCGGATTGTGCTCAAAGCGGATGCATCTGAAGCTGATGTGACAAAGGCAGAGCGCCTGGCACATAAAGCAGAAGAGTCCTGCATGATCTCCAGAGCGGTAGCAGGTAATGTTGCCATTGAGACGCAGCCGGTGATTATAAAAGCAGGCGTTAACGTGGTGTGA
- a CDS encoding DUF2062 domain-containing protein, giving the protein MNLQKSKNSRFARLTRALKLNFLKLLRAPGGAHKVSTGFALGFGLELIVISTASLVYLVFYPIVRLSGGSLPAAIVGNVIGKLTFLPIILMPLAKQIGSWILPAHSMGQGLVHESAFMELFRGNWSALSELLLGGLDILAGMSVFGVILGVISYFVVKFFYVRALKRRFERRLEKRKQAAMSSPTAASVLIRKTSQS; this is encoded by the coding sequence ATGAACCTACAGAAAAGCAAAAACTCACGTTTTGCGCGTTTAACACGTGCTTTGAAGCTTAATTTTCTCAAATTGTTACGTGCTCCCGGCGGGGCACATAAAGTATCTACTGGATTTGCTTTGGGTTTTGGTCTGGAACTGATCGTCATTTCCACAGCATCCCTGGTTTATCTCGTATTCTATCCGATTGTACGTTTGTCCGGTGGTTCACTGCCAGCAGCTATTGTCGGTAATGTGATCGGCAAGCTAACCTTCCTGCCCATCATATTGATGCCGCTTGCCAAGCAAATTGGTTCCTGGATATTGCCGGCGCATAGTATGGGGCAGGGGCTTGTTCATGAGAGTGCCTTTATGGAGCTGTTCCGGGGCAACTGGTCCGCACTAAGTGAACTTTTGCTGGGTGGTCTGGATATTCTGGCAGGCATGTCCGTCTTTGGAGTCATCTTAGGTGTGATATCTTATTTTGTCGTCAAGTTCTTCTATGTCAGAGCACTCAAACGCCGCTTTGAACGACGGTTGGAGAAACGCAAGCAGGCAGCGATGTCGTCTCCAACTGCAGCTTCCGTGCTGATCAGGAAGACATCACAATCATAA
- a CDS encoding AEC family transporter, with protein sequence MFNSFLLTLYHVFLPISLPVIGGILLKRFKHWDTRPLSTFSLYILSPALIFDTLLHAEITWTDVTGTFWFSIINLIALWALAELLSRIFHLGASEKAGLTLVSTFTNCVNYGLPLVLLAFGQLGLDKASVYVIGQMIIVNMVGIFFAARSEFTIKNAILSVFRMPSIYAAAIAIILRASNLSLPVALDGGISMLAAGYSPVVLAILGAQMLRPRGSVEPWKTNVRKAFWTGLVVRLAAAPILSYLILTALQIEGTLFSVLLILASMPTAVNAVILAEQFNASPQFVSRCILWTTAASMVILPIMIVMSS encoded by the coding sequence TTGTTTAATTCATTTCTGCTCACGTTATATCATGTTTTTCTGCCCATATCCCTTCCGGTGATTGGAGGCATTTTGTTAAAACGGTTCAAACATTGGGATACCCGGCCACTTTCGACTTTCTCCCTCTATATTTTAAGCCCTGCGCTGATCTTTGATACACTGCTGCATGCCGAGATTACATGGACAGACGTAACGGGTACGTTCTGGTTTTCTATAATAAATTTAATTGCCCTATGGGCACTGGCTGAACTGTTAAGCCGTATTTTCCATCTTGGCGCAAGCGAAAAAGCGGGTCTCACCCTTGTCTCCACGTTTACGAACTGCGTGAATTATGGGCTCCCGCTTGTATTACTCGCCTTTGGACAGCTTGGATTGGATAAGGCCTCGGTATATGTCATCGGACAGATGATCATTGTCAACATGGTAGGAATCTTTTTCGCAGCCAGATCCGAGTTCACCATCAAAAATGCAATTCTGTCCGTCTTCCGTATGCCATCCATCTATGCTGCTGCAATAGCTATCATTCTGCGTGCATCCAATCTGAGCTTGCCCGTGGCACTCGATGGAGGCATCTCCATGCTCGCAGCAGGTTACTCCCCTGTCGTGCTGGCCATTCTCGGTGCACAGATGCTAAGACCGCGTGGTTCAGTGGAACCTTGGAAAACCAACGTCCGCAAAGCATTCTGGACTGGACTTGTAGTTCGCCTTGCCGCAGCGCCAATACTCTCGTATCTGATTCTGACCGCACTTCAAATTGAAGGAACGTTATTCAGTGTGCTGCTCATCCTGGCGTCCATGCCGACCGCAGTGAACGCAGTAATTTTGGCCGAGCAATTCAATGCATCTCCGCAGTTTGTGTCCCGCTGTATTCTGTGGACAACCGCTGCATCGATGGTTATACTGCCGATTATGATTGTGATGTCTTCCTGA
- a CDS encoding lactonase family protein, whose product MSESKRLLVLVGSYAEAENEGIYAYELNEDTGNLSKLDGISGVKNPTFVNVDAEGNKLYAIGETVSAEGNKMSEAVALSIDPSAGKLSLLNRHDSISAPPCHIQRDPSGRYLILSSYHGGLVGLQALTDNGEVGVLLDEKKHEGKGAHPERQDKPHVHSAFFSPDGKYMMVQDLGADKIAIYSINADKNELVLHSETKTHPGAGPRHLAFHPNGQFAFVINEVDSSITSFRYDAAAGTLTEVSTVSTLPDGYDGSENTTAEIALSNDGRFVYGSNRGHDSIVVFAVDAETGHLTLVEHVSAEGEHPRHFALTPNGKLLIAANRDTNNIVSFTVDQESGRLKYTGHSTGVSKPVCVKPVYL is encoded by the coding sequence ATGAGTGAATCAAAACGCTTGCTCGTATTGGTCGGCTCTTATGCCGAAGCGGAAAATGAGGGCATTTACGCATATGAATTGAATGAGGATACAGGTAACCTCTCCAAGCTTGACGGCATCTCGGGCGTGAAAAACCCAACGTTTGTAAATGTGGATGCTGAAGGTAACAAACTGTATGCGATCGGTGAAACAGTGTCTGCTGAAGGCAATAAAATGTCTGAAGCTGTAGCTCTGAGCATTGATCCTTCTGCAGGAAAATTGTCTTTGTTGAATCGTCATGACTCCATTTCGGCTCCACCTTGTCATATCCAACGTGATCCTTCAGGACGTTATTTGATTCTCTCCAGCTACCACGGTGGTCTGGTGGGTCTGCAAGCCTTGACGGATAACGGTGAAGTTGGCGTGCTTCTGGATGAGAAGAAACATGAAGGCAAAGGTGCGCATCCTGAGCGTCAGGACAAGCCGCATGTGCATTCCGCGTTCTTCAGCCCGGATGGCAAATACATGATGGTACAGGATCTGGGTGCGGATAAAATCGCAATCTACTCCATTAATGCAGACAAGAATGAACTTGTACTGCACAGTGAAACCAAAACACATCCAGGTGCAGGACCTCGTCACCTTGCATTCCATCCGAATGGTCAATTCGCTTTTGTCATTAACGAAGTGGATTCCTCCATTACGTCTTTCCGTTATGATGCAGCAGCGGGTACATTGACAGAGGTTTCCACCGTGTCCACATTGCCTGACGGCTATGACGGCAGTGAAAACACAACAGCTGAAATCGCCCTATCCAACGATGGTCGTTTCGTGTACGGCTCGAACCGCGGGCATGACAGCATCGTGGTATTTGCAGTAGATGCTGAAACAGGACATTTGACACTGGTTGAGCATGTATCTGCTGAGGGTGAACACCCACGTCACTTTGCATTGACTCCGAATGGCAAACTGCTGATTGCAGCTAACCGCGATACCAACAATATCGTTTCCTTTACAGTAGATCAGGAGAGCGGACGTCTGAAATACACAGGTCACAGCACAGGTGTATCCAAGCCGGTATGCGTGAAGCCTGTTTATCTGTAA
- the hxlA gene encoding 3-hexulose-6-phosphate synthase codes for MKLQLALDLVNIPEGIALVKEVEQYIDIVEIGTPIVINEGLHAVKAMKEAFPNLQVLADLKIMDAGGYEIMKAAEAGADLITVLGATNDSTIKGAVAEAKKQNKQVLVDMINVPNLEQRAREVDSLGVDYICVHTGYDLQAEGQSPFEDLQTIKQAVKHAKTAVAGGIKLETLPEVIKAQPDLVIVGGGITGQADKAKVAAEMQRLVQQG; via the coding sequence ATGAAATTGCAATTGGCACTCGACTTGGTAAACATCCCTGAAGGTATCGCACTTGTTAAAGAGGTTGAACAATATATTGATATCGTTGAGATTGGTACGCCAATCGTTATTAATGAAGGTTTGCACGCGGTAAAAGCGATGAAAGAAGCATTCCCTAATCTGCAAGTTCTTGCAGACCTTAAAATTATGGACGCTGGTGGTTACGAAATCATGAAAGCAGCTGAAGCTGGTGCGGATCTGATCACTGTGCTTGGGGCAACCAATGATAGTACGATCAAAGGTGCAGTAGCAGAAGCGAAGAAACAAAACAAACAAGTTCTTGTGGACATGATCAACGTGCCTAACCTTGAACAGCGTGCTCGTGAAGTTGATTCGCTTGGCGTAGATTACATCTGTGTACACACAGGTTATGACCTGCAAGCTGAAGGACAGAGCCCGTTTGAAGATCTGCAAACGATCAAACAAGCCGTAAAACATGCAAAAACAGCTGTAGCTGGTGGCATCAAGCTGGAAACATTGCCAGAAGTAATCAAGGCACAACCGGATCTGGTCATCGTGGGTGGCGGTATTACGGGCCAAGCAGACAAAGCCAAAGTAGCAGCCGAGATGCAGCGTCTGGTTCAACAAGGGTAA
- the hxlB gene encoding 6-phospho-3-hexuloisomerase, with protein MSSRQYAADILQELELTLSQIDDSEMQAMAEHILAAEQVFVAGAGRSGLMGKAFAMRLMQMGLRVYVVGETVTPGISPKDFLLLCSGSGETGSLTAMAQKAGKAGAPVGLITIKPESTIGQLSNTVVRLQASAKEDTATAGASVTIQPMGSLFEQALLLSMDALVLTMMDMKSMTGADMFGRHANLE; from the coding sequence ATGAGCAGCCGACAATATGCAGCTGACATCTTGCAGGAGCTGGAACTTACGCTAAGCCAGATCGACGACTCGGAGATGCAGGCCATGGCGGAACATATTCTGGCTGCCGAACAGGTTTTTGTGGCAGGCGCAGGCCGGTCCGGTCTGATGGGAAAGGCTTTTGCCATGAGATTGATGCAGATGGGGCTTCGGGTATATGTAGTGGGAGAGACGGTTACGCCGGGGATCAGTCCGAAGGACTTTCTCTTGTTATGCTCCGGCTCAGGAGAGACAGGTAGTCTGACAGCGATGGCCCAGAAGGCGGGTAAAGCAGGTGCTCCTGTGGGTCTAATCACTATTAAACCAGAGTCCACCATCGGACAGCTGTCAAATACCGTGGTTCGTCTTCAGGCCTCCGCCAAAGAGGATACGGCGACCGCCGGAGCGTCCGTGACCATTCAGCCGATGGGCTCCCTGTTCGAACAGGCGCTGCTGTTGAGCATGGATGCACTGGTGCTCACCATGATGGACATGAAGAGTATGACCGGAGCAGACATGTTTGGACGTCACGCCAACCTGGAGTAG
- a CDS encoding winged helix-turn-helix transcriptional regulator, protein MAAEVKERINLKEINCEKELTLAVIGGKWKLIILWHLGLEGTKRFSELKRLIPHITQKMLTNQLRELEEDKLIERKVYAEVPPRVEYTLTDHGQSLMPVLHAMYNWGKNYGENVIWKSE, encoded by the coding sequence ATGGCAGCCGAAGTCAAAGAACGGATCAACCTGAAAGAGATCAATTGTGAGAAAGAACTGACTCTTGCTGTTATTGGCGGCAAATGGAAACTGATTATTTTATGGCATCTGGGTCTGGAAGGCACCAAACGTTTCAGTGAATTGAAGCGATTGATTCCTCATATTACCCAAAAGATGCTGACCAACCAGCTGCGTGAACTGGAGGAAGACAAGCTAATTGAGCGCAAGGTGTATGCAGAAGTACCTCCTCGTGTGGAATATACGTTGACGGATCACGGACAGAGTCTGATGCCCGTGCTGCATGCGATGTATAACTGGGGTAAAAACTATGGTGAAAACGTAATTTGGAAATCAGAATAA